The following are encoded in a window of Bacillus sp. SORGH_AS_0510 genomic DNA:
- a CDS encoding inner membrane protein YpjD: MFDVFMTRLHELTVVLYAFSVLLYFFDFIHHNRKANRIAFWLLAFVWVLQTVFLFFYMTKTGRFPVLTIFEGLYFYAWVLVTLSIVINHLLRVDFIVFFTNILGFTVMAIHTFAPMQYHSQIMAKQLVSELLLIHITMAILSYGAFSLSFVFSALYLLQYDLLKQKKWGTRLVRLADLDKLERSSYITAVIGVPMLLLSLILGLQWAFLKVPGMPWYDMKIIGSFLLLTAYSIYLYLRIGKNLSGRKLAIWNTASFLIVLINFFLFGRLSSFHLWYS, from the coding sequence ATGTTTGACGTCTTTATGACAAGGCTTCATGAATTAACGGTTGTTCTATATGCCTTCAGTGTGTTGTTATATTTCTTTGATTTCATTCACCATAACCGGAAGGCGAACCGAATTGCCTTCTGGTTACTTGCATTTGTATGGGTTTTACAAACGGTCTTCCTATTTTTCTATATGACGAAAACAGGAAGGTTCCCTGTATTAACTATTTTTGAGGGACTCTATTTTTATGCCTGGGTATTAGTAACATTGTCAATTGTGATTAATCACTTACTACGAGTCGATTTTATCGTCTTTTTTACCAATATCCTTGGCTTTACCGTTATGGCCATCCATACTTTTGCACCGATGCAATATCATTCACAGATCATGGCAAAACAGTTGGTGTCGGAACTACTATTAATCCATATAACAATGGCGATTCTTTCGTATGGGGCCTTTTCACTTTCGTTTGTCTTTTCAGCCCTTTACCTGCTTCAATACGATTTATTGAAACAAAAAAAGTGGGGAACTCGGCTAGTAAGGCTGGCAGATTTAGATAAACTCGAAAGGTCATCTTACATAACAGCTGTCATTGGTGTCCCGATGCTACTCCTTAGTCTAATTTTAGGCTTACAGTGGGCCTTTCTAAAGGTACCTGGAATGCCGTGGTATGATATGAAAATTATTGGGTCGTTTTTATTGCTTACAGCTTACAGCATTTATTTATATCTCCGGATCGGAAAAAATCTATCTGGCAGGAAATTAGCCATTTGGAATACCGCTTCTTTTTTAATAGTATTAATTAACTTTTTCTTATTTGGTCGATTATCATCTTTCCATTTATGGTATTCATAA
- the hemC gene encoding hydroxymethylbilane synthase, with translation MRKIIVGSRRSKLALTQTNWVIEQLKKLDPRFEFEVKEIVTKGDKILDVQLSKVGGKGLFVKEIEQAMLDKEIDMAVHSMKDMPAVLPEGLTIGCIPFREDHRDALISRDHVKLKDLKPGAIVGTSSLRRSAQILAQRPDLEIKWIRGNVDTRLAKLKEEEYDAIILAAAGLSRLGWATDVVTEFIDADICIPAVGQGALSIECREDDKELLELFEKFTCKKTERAVRAERAFLQKMEGGCQVPIAGFARVDENDEVVLNVLVASPEGQEIYKEELRGQNPEELGVQAADLLIEKGAKDLIEKVKRELEGR, from the coding sequence ATGAGAAAAATTATTGTAGGTTCTAGACGGAGCAAATTGGCATTAACTCAAACCAATTGGGTGATTGAACAGCTGAAGAAGCTGGATCCCCGCTTTGAGTTTGAAGTAAAAGAAATCGTAACCAAAGGCGATAAAATCCTTGATGTTCAACTTTCAAAAGTGGGTGGCAAAGGGTTATTCGTTAAGGAAATAGAGCAAGCTATGCTTGATAAAGAGATTGATATGGCCGTTCATAGTATGAAAGACATGCCAGCTGTATTACCTGAGGGTCTTACAATCGGCTGTATTCCTTTCCGTGAAGACCACCGTGATGCTCTGATTTCGAGAGATCATGTGAAATTGAAAGATTTAAAGCCGGGTGCCATTGTGGGTACGAGCAGCCTTCGCCGCAGTGCTCAAATATTAGCTCAACGTCCTGACTTAGAGATTAAATGGATTCGCGGAAATGTCGATACTAGACTAGCAAAATTAAAGGAAGAAGAATATGATGCCATCATATTAGCAGCCGCTGGGCTTTCCCGTCTTGGATGGGCAACAGACGTTGTAACTGAATTTATTGATGCAGATATTTGTATTCCGGCTGTCGGCCAAGGAGCATTATCTATTGAATGCCGTGAGGATGATAAGGAATTACTAGAACTATTTGAAAAATTCACTTGTAAGAAAACAGAAAGAGCGGTCCGTGCAGAACGTGCCTTCCTGCAAAAAATGGAGGGTGGCTGCCAGGTGCCAATTGCCGGCTTTGCCCGTGTGGATGAAAATGACGAAGTCGTGTTGAATGTACTCGTTGCTTCTCCAGAGGGTCAAGAGATCTACAAAGAGGAACTAAGAGGCCAAAATCCGGAAGAGCTTGGTGTGCAGGCTGCTGACTTATTAATTGAAAAAGGAGCCAAGGACCTGATTGAAAAGGTAAAACGGGAGCTTGAAGGTCGATGA
- the hemL gene encoding glutamate-1-semialdehyde 2,1-aminomutase, which translates to MRSYTNSIEAFKEAQNLMPGGVNSPVRAFKSVNMDPIFMERGKGSKIYDIDGNEYIDYVLSWGPLILGHTNDRVVEAMKKVVELGTSYGAPTLMENELAKLVIERVPSIEVVRMVSSGTEATMSALRLARGYTGRNKILKFEGCYHGHGDSLLIKAGSGVATLGLPDSPGVPQGVASNTITVAYNDLEGVRYAFEQFGDDIACIIVEPVAGNMGLVPPLPGFLEGLREITSTNGALLIFDEVMTGFRVGYNCAQGFFNVTPDITCLGKVIGGGLPVGAYGGKAEIMRQIAPSGPIYQAGTLSGNPLAMTAGYETLSQLTPEHYEEFIRKGDLLEKGFKAAAEKYDIPITFNRAGSMIGFFFTNEEVVNFEKAKTSNLDFFAEYYREMAEQGIFLPPSQFEGLFLSTAHTDEDIEKTIQAAEVAFSKLK; encoded by the coding sequence ATGCGCTCGTATACTAATTCGATTGAAGCATTTAAAGAAGCCCAAAACCTGATGCCCGGCGGCGTAAACAGCCCGGTTCGTGCATTTAAATCAGTAAATATGGACCCGATTTTTATGGAAAGAGGAAAAGGGTCTAAGATTTATGATATCGATGGCAATGAATACATCGACTATGTTCTTTCATGGGGACCACTGATTCTTGGTCATACCAATGACCGTGTTGTAGAAGCGATGAAAAAGGTAGTGGAGCTTGGCACAAGCTATGGTGCTCCTACCTTGATGGAAAATGAGCTGGCAAAGCTTGTAATTGAACGTGTTCCATCGATCGAAGTCGTTCGCATGGTATCTTCCGGTACAGAAGCAACGATGAGTGCTCTTCGTTTAGCAAGAGGCTATACAGGCCGTAATAAGATTTTAAAATTTGAAGGCTGTTACCACGGTCACGGGGATTCTCTTTTAATTAAAGCGGGTTCAGGTGTGGCTACGCTAGGTCTTCCGGACAGCCCTGGAGTTCCACAAGGTGTGGCATCAAATACGATTACCGTGGCCTATAACGACCTTGAAGGCGTAAGATATGCGTTTGAACAATTCGGTGATGATATCGCGTGTATCATTGTTGAACCTGTGGCTGGAAATATGGGTCTTGTTCCTCCACTTCCAGGCTTCTTGGAAGGGCTGCGCGAGATTACTTCAACTAACGGGGCATTGCTTATCTTTGACGAGGTTATGACCGGTTTCCGCGTGGGCTACAACTGTGCACAAGGATTCTTTAATGTAACACCTGATATTACGTGTCTTGGAAAAGTAATCGGTGGCGGACTTCCAGTAGGAGCATACGGTGGTAAAGCCGAAATCATGCGCCAAATCGCTCCAAGCGGGCCAATTTATCAAGCAGGAACTCTTTCAGGTAACCCGCTTGCCATGACAGCCGGATATGAAACCTTGAGCCAATTAACTCCAGAACATTATGAAGAGTTTATCCGCAAGGGTGATCTTCTAGAAAAAGGCTTTAAGGCAGCTGCGGAAAAATATGATATTCCAATCACATTCAACCGCGCTGGTTCCATGATTGGTTTCTTCTTTACCAATGAAGAGGTTGTTAATTTTGAAAAAGCAAAAACATCTAATTTAGATTTCTTTGCTGAATACTACCGTGAAATGGCGGAGCAGGGTATCTTTTTACCACCTTCTCAATTCGAGGGATTATTCTTATCGACTGCCCACACGGATGAAGATATCGAGAAGACAATTCAAGCAGCGGAAGTTGCTTTTTCGAAGCTTAAATAA
- a CDS encoding uroporphyrinogen-III synthase, with amino-acid sequence MIQSLPLLDKKVLVPRGESHARSFSQLVEREGGIPIEIPLIAFRPVEQIDRFQDSLKALDTYDWIIFTSNVTVETFFSFYKKEMIGEAFPKIAVIGKKTAEVLMEKGLTPAFIPSAYVAEVFVEEFQPYIQHGMRVLLPKGNLAREYISQALTEVGAVVDEIVIYETYLPDESREKLARMLAVEQLDILLFTSPSTVDHLMEVVNTYGLEQQLKKCVIGCIGPVTEKKLAEYGLPVHASPQEYTVKDMIKSTIAYLDREET; translated from the coding sequence ATGATCCAATCGTTGCCCCTGCTTGATAAAAAGGTTCTTGTTCCAAGAGGGGAGAGCCATGCAAGATCCTTTTCACAGCTTGTGGAAAGAGAAGGAGGGATTCCTATTGAAATCCCTCTTATTGCCTTTCGACCCGTTGAACAAATCGATCGCTTTCAAGACTCCTTGAAGGCCCTTGATACATATGACTGGATTATTTTTACGAGCAATGTAACGGTTGAAACCTTTTTTTCTTTTTACAAAAAAGAAATGATAGGCGAAGCTTTTCCGAAAATCGCTGTGATTGGTAAAAAGACGGCAGAGGTTTTAATGGAAAAAGGATTGACTCCTGCATTTATCCCATCTGCATATGTAGCAGAGGTGTTTGTGGAGGAGTTTCAGCCCTATATCCAACATGGTATGCGGGTTTTGCTACCAAAAGGAAATCTTGCGCGGGAATACATTTCGCAGGCTTTGACAGAAGTCGGTGCTGTAGTGGATGAAATTGTTATTTACGAAACATATCTGCCCGATGAAAGCCGAGAAAAATTGGCTAGAATGTTAGCAGTTGAACAGTTGGATATTTTGCTGTTTACTAGTCCTTCTACAGTGGACCATTTGATGGAGGTAGTTAACACGTACGGACTCGAGCAACAGCTGAAAAAGTGTGTTATTGGTTGTATTGGACCGGTAACAGAAAAAAAGCTGGCGGAATACGGACTGCCTGTTCATGCTTCGCCACAAGAATATACCGTTAAAGACATGATAAAAAGCACAATTGCTTACTTAGATAGGGAGGAAACATAA
- the spoVID gene encoding stage VI sporulation protein D — MKDTKGGVALSQENQSCLRFSLEESLWFRKGQEVEELLSISLDPDITIQENDQYVTIRGSLELTGEYKSYESSNEGGDDEVTSQKFVERVAEREEEGTCEFSHRFPVDITIPNNRIQSIYDIDVLVESFDYSTPERSCLKLSAELTISGLYGSEQQQQEEQPEYEILNRYETEEEEEEEAAIEQAAVQSTYQNNYLFEAEARKQQEEESVEAVPRFPTFNYQPSAEEQEEYEPAWARSEPSQPVEVEEEVVVVHEEAAPQIEVVFEEEVVHVEESSSSSSSDEPPKAKKKKPAKKKSMTLTEFFARKDEASDQAKLRVCIVQKGDTVNTLADRYDVTVQNLLRVNNLELNQDVYEGQVLYIPSAFVSR; from the coding sequence GTGAAGGATACGAAAGGAGGAGTCGCTTTGTCCCAAGAGAATCAATCGTGCCTACGATTTTCTTTGGAGGAATCTTTGTGGTTTAGAAAAGGACAGGAAGTCGAGGAACTTCTATCGATTTCTCTAGACCCGGATATTACCATCCAGGAAAACGATCAGTACGTAACCATACGTGGTTCGTTGGAGCTTACCGGCGAATATAAAAGTTACGAATCTAGCAATGAGGGCGGGGACGACGAAGTAACGTCCCAAAAGTTTGTCGAGAGGGTGGCTGAACGCGAGGAAGAAGGTACTTGTGAGTTTTCACATCGTTTCCCAGTCGATATCACCATCCCGAATAATCGGATTCAAAGCATCTATGACATCGATGTTCTCGTGGAATCCTTTGACTATTCAACGCCAGAGCGCAGTTGTCTCAAGCTATCTGCTGAGCTGACCATCAGTGGGTTATATGGCTCGGAGCAGCAGCAACAAGAAGAACAACCAGAGTATGAGATACTTAACCGTTACGAAACAGAAGAAGAAGAGGAAGAAGAAGCAGCCATTGAACAAGCGGCTGTCCAAAGCACATACCAGAACAACTATTTATTCGAAGCAGAGGCAAGAAAGCAACAGGAAGAAGAAAGTGTGGAAGCTGTGCCGAGATTTCCAACTTTCAACTATCAGCCGTCAGCAGAGGAACAGGAAGAATATGAACCTGCCTGGGCAAGAAGCGAGCCTAGTCAGCCGGTTGAAGTTGAAGAAGAAGTAGTGGTTGTTCATGAAGAGGCAGCACCACAAATAGAGGTAGTCTTCGAAGAGGAAGTCGTACACGTAGAAGAAAGCTCTTCTTCATCCTCATCTGATGAACCACCGAAGGCGAAAAAGAAAAAGCCAGCCAAGAAGAAGAGTATGACGCTCACGGAATTTTTTGCAAGGAAAGACGAAGCCTCTGACCAAGCGAAATTAAGAGTTTGTATTGTACAAAAAGGCGATACCGTAAATACCCTTGCAGATCGTTATGATGTAACGGTACAAAATCTATTGCGCGTTAACAATCTAGAACTCAATCAAGATGTGTACGAGGGGCAGGTCTTATACATCCCAAGTGCATTTGTAAGTAGATAA
- the hemA gene encoding glutamyl-tRNA reductase codes for MHILVIGLNYKTAPVEIRERLTFNETELVDAIKKLNTKKSILENIILSTCNRTEIYAVVDQLHTGRYYIKEFLSEWFGLEQAEFSPFLFIYEDDGAVEHLFNVTCGLNSMVLGETQILGQVRTSFMLAQQEETTGSVFNHLFKQAVTLAKRGHSETDIGANAVSVSYAAVELAKKIFGSLANKHVLIFGAGKMGELAAQNLHGNGVKKVTVINRTFDKAKSLASRFNGEAKTLADLQQALIEADILISSTGAKDFVITKEMMAKVEKKRKGKPLFMVDIAVPRDLDPRISELENVFLYDIDDLEGIVEANLQERQKAAAKIRLMIEKEIVDFKQWLGMLGVVPVISALREKALAIQAETMESLERKLPNLSDRDLKVLNKHTKSIINQLLKDPILQAKELAARPDAEQAMDLFMKIFNIEELVEEQHSRAAEVTPSPVLRPQASFQS; via the coding sequence ATGCATATTTTAGTAATCGGCCTTAACTATAAAACTGCCCCTGTAGAAATCCGTGAGCGGTTAACATTTAATGAAACCGAACTTGTGGATGCCATTAAAAAGTTAAACACCAAGAAAAGCATCCTAGAAAACATTATCTTGTCAACGTGTAATCGTACGGAGATTTATGCGGTCGTTGATCAGCTTCATACAGGCCGTTATTATATAAAAGAATTTCTGTCTGAATGGTTCGGCTTGGAACAAGCAGAATTCTCTCCATTCTTATTTATTTATGAAGACGATGGAGCCGTCGAGCATTTGTTTAACGTGACTTGTGGATTGAACTCCATGGTACTAGGGGAAACACAAATTCTTGGTCAGGTTCGTACGAGCTTCATGCTGGCACAACAAGAGGAAACGACCGGTTCTGTATTCAATCACTTGTTCAAACAAGCAGTTACGTTGGCAAAAAGAGGTCATTCAGAAACAGATATCGGTGCAAATGCCGTTTCTGTCAGTTATGCTGCCGTGGAATTGGCAAAGAAAATCTTCGGTTCCCTTGCCAACAAGCATGTATTGATTTTTGGAGCAGGGAAAATGGGTGAATTAGCAGCCCAGAACCTGCACGGGAACGGGGTTAAAAAAGTAACGGTTATTAATCGTACGTTCGATAAAGCGAAATCCCTTGCCAGCCGCTTTAATGGGGAAGCTAAGACCTTAGCAGACTTACAGCAGGCACTGATTGAAGCGGATATCTTAATCAGCTCAACAGGTGCAAAAGACTTTGTCATCACGAAAGAAATGATGGCTAAGGTAGAGAAAAAGCGCAAGGGCAAGCCATTGTTCATGGTAGATATTGCTGTACCGCGCGATTTAGACCCAAGAATTTCAGAACTTGAGAATGTCTTTTTATATGATATCGATGATTTAGAAGGCATTGTAGAGGCAAACCTTCAGGAGCGTCAAAAGGCAGCGGCAAAAATTAGACTGATGATTGAAAAAGAAATTGTGGATTTCAAACAGTGGTTAGGAATGCTTGGTGTAGTACCTGTCATCTCGGCACTGCGTGAAAAAGCGTTAGCCATCCAAGCTGAGACAATGGAAAGTCTAGAAAGAAAATTGCCGAATCTATCCGATCGTGACCTTAAAGTACTTAATAAACATACAAAGAGCATTATCAATCAGCTTTTAAAGGATCCGATTCTACAAGCGAAGGAATTGGCTGCAAGACCAGATGCCGAACAGGCAATGGACTTGTTTATGAAAATATTTAATATTGAAGAGCTTGTTGAAGAACAACATTCGAGAGCAGCCGAAGTTACCCCATCACCGGTTCTTAGACCGCAGGCTTCCTTTCAGTCATAA
- the ysxE gene encoding spore coat protein YsxE gives MNETNLVQQLAPILQNYYIEPHFVEDYGTVQKIYSHKGTFALKKINPAIGTDFIRHVHLLYQKGFNRIVPIYPTMDGRYAVLHENELYYLMPWMSNDVTSNRETTNQQLFRELARLHTLSAKEVTVNKEERTEHYEKTIQQMEKHQEFLEGFIDQCEKKTYMSPFELLYCMYYNEISQALRFSKSKFEEWYENTKDTEKARMVITHGKLAAEHFLFDDRGYGYFINFENARYGSPIHDLLPYLSRAINTRPKRNDTAIDWVYHYLKYFPYKPDEKLLFFSYLALPIPIIQVAESYYRKQKPKNELKYVTQLQQKYWHLKNSEYIVMKMTEIENAQKAKEGAQQQS, from the coding sequence ATGAATGAGACCAATCTAGTACAACAACTGGCACCGATTTTACAAAACTATTATATTGAACCTCATTTTGTTGAGGATTATGGGACGGTTCAAAAAATTTACTCCCATAAAGGGACATTTGCCTTAAAGAAAATCAATCCTGCTATTGGGACGGATTTCATTCGTCATGTGCATCTACTTTATCAAAAAGGGTTTAATCGAATCGTGCCAATTTATCCGACGATGGACGGCAGGTATGCCGTGCTTCACGAGAATGAATTGTATTATCTGATGCCCTGGATGTCTAATGATGTAACAAGTAACCGTGAAACTACCAATCAGCAATTATTTCGCGAATTAGCAAGGCTCCATACTCTTTCGGCAAAAGAAGTAACGGTCAATAAAGAAGAACGAACGGAGCATTATGAAAAAACGATTCAGCAAATGGAAAAACATCAAGAATTCCTTGAGGGCTTTATCGATCAATGTGAAAAAAAGACCTACATGTCACCGTTTGAACTGTTGTATTGCATGTATTACAACGAAATAAGCCAGGCGCTAAGGTTTTCCAAGTCAAAGTTTGAAGAATGGTACGAAAACACAAAGGATACTGAAAAAGCTCGCATGGTGATTACGCACGGGAAATTAGCTGCCGAGCATTTCTTATTTGATGATCGCGGGTACGGCTATTTCATTAACTTTGAGAATGCCCGATATGGTTCGCCCATCCATGATCTTCTTCCGTATCTTTCTCGTGCCATCAATACGAGACCGAAGCGGAATGATACAGCGATTGACTGGGTGTATCATTATCTAAAATATTTTCCATACAAGCCGGATGAGAAGCTATTATTCTTCAGCTATTTAGCCCTTCCGATACCGATCATTCAGGTGGCGGAAAGCTATTACCGCAAGCAGAAGCCCAAGAATGAATTGAAGTATGTGACCCAGTTACAACAAAAGTATTGGCATTTAAAGAATTCGGAGTATATTGTGATGAAAATGACGGAAATTGAAAATGCACAGAAAGCAAAAGAAGGAGCCCAGCAGCAGTCATAA
- the hemB gene encoding porphobilinogen synthase, whose product MELQFKRHRRLRSSASMRALVRENHLKAEDFIYPLFIYEGENIRNEVSSMPGVFQVSIDHLHAEMEDIVAHGIKSVLLFGIPATKDACGEQAYHDHGIVQVATRYIKEHFPEIIVVADTCLCEYTSHGHCGVVEGEKILNDESLDLLVKTAIAQAQAGADIIAPSNMMDGFVAAIRAGLDEAGFTEIPIMSYAVKYASAFYGPFREAAEGAPQFGDRKTYQMDPANRMEAFREAESDVAEGADFLIVKPGMPYLDIVRDMKNTFNLPIVIYNVSGEYSMIKAASANGWIDEKNTVLEMLMGMKRAGADLIITYAAKDAIRWLKEDQ is encoded by the coding sequence ATGGAACTTCAATTCAAACGTCACCGCCGCCTGCGTTCTAGTGCCAGCATGCGCGCGCTTGTTAGAGAAAATCATCTGAAGGCGGAGGACTTTATTTATCCGCTGTTTATTTATGAAGGGGAAAACATTCGCAACGAAGTGTCGTCAATGCCGGGTGTATTCCAGGTATCAATCGATCATCTTCATGCAGAAATGGAAGATATCGTGGCACACGGTATTAAGTCTGTTCTATTATTCGGTATTCCAGCGACTAAGGATGCTTGTGGTGAACAAGCCTACCATGACCACGGGATCGTTCAGGTAGCAACACGTTATATTAAAGAGCATTTCCCAGAAATCATCGTTGTAGCAGATACTTGTTTATGCGAATACACAAGCCATGGACACTGTGGTGTTGTGGAAGGCGAGAAGATTCTAAACGATGAGTCATTAGATCTTCTTGTAAAAACAGCTATTGCACAAGCTCAAGCAGGGGCTGACATTATTGCGCCATCTAACATGATGGATGGCTTTGTGGCTGCGATCCGTGCGGGTCTTGATGAAGCTGGTTTTACAGAGATTCCAATTATGTCTTATGCCGTGAAATATGCTTCTGCATTCTACGGACCATTCCGTGAAGCAGCAGAAGGTGCACCACAATTCGGTGACCGTAAAACCTATCAAATGGATCCTGCAAACCGCATGGAAGCATTCAGAGAAGCGGAATCAGATGTGGCAGAGGGTGCGGATTTCTTAATTGTTAAGCCAGGTATGCCATACCTTGATATTGTTCGTGATATGAAAAATACCTTTAACCTGCCTATCGTTATTTATAACGTAAGCGGTGAATACTCCATGATTAAGGCCGCTTCTGCTAACGGCTGGATTGACGAGAAGAACACAGTGCTTGAAATGTTGATGGGGATGAAGCGCGCGGGTGCAGACTTGATCATCACCTATGCAGCAAAAGATGCGATTCGCTGGTTAAAAGAAGACCAATAA